Proteins from one bacterium genomic window:
- a CDS encoding aminotransferase class I/II-fold pyridoxal phosphate-dependent enzyme, with product MIDLRSDTVTQPSPAMRDAMASAKVGDDVFGEDPTVNALQEAVAHMLGHEAGLFVPSGTMGNQLAIKTHTRPANEIIIEADAHIFKYECGASSMISGVMTKTLHGQRGILTASQIAVAINGPDIHNAPTGMIALENTHNRAGGTIYPIETVKQISDLARQRHIPLHLDGARLMNACVASHIKPQTYGVLFDSVSLCLSKGLGAPVGSVLVGNKSFIAQARYYRKALGGGMRQAGILAAAGLYALQHHVNDLADDHRKAQILAETLSALPPFEIDVTTVQTNIVIFDVVNPALDAQRVVDHLGSQGILAIPFGERKVRFVTHRDLTFEQIDEAVSILRKQYQ from the coding sequence GTGATTGATTTACGCAGCGATACGGTAACCCAGCCTTCACCGGCTATGCGGGATGCGATGGCCTCTGCCAAGGTTGGCGACGACGTCTTCGGAGAAGATCCGACAGTTAATGCCTTACAGGAAGCTGTGGCGCACATGTTGGGCCATGAAGCGGGTTTATTCGTCCCCAGCGGTACGATGGGCAACCAATTGGCAATTAAAACACACACACGCCCTGCTAACGAAATCATCATTGAGGCCGATGCGCATATTTTTAAATACGAATGCGGTGCCTCATCCATGATTTCCGGCGTCATGACCAAAACCCTGCACGGACAACGCGGTATTCTTACCGCTTCGCAGATCGCGGTAGCCATCAATGGCCCGGATATCCACAACGCGCCCACCGGCATGATCGCTTTGGAAAATACGCACAATCGCGCGGGCGGTACGATCTATCCGATTGAAACTGTAAAGCAGATTTCCGATCTGGCACGTCAACGCCATATCCCTTTGCATCTAGACGGCGCTCGTCTAATGAATGCGTGTGTAGCAAGCCATATCAAACCGCAAACCTACGGTGTTTTATTCGACTCCGTGTCTCTTTGTCTGTCTAAAGGCTTAGGTGCGCCCGTAGGCTCTGTGCTGGTTGGCAATAAATCTTTTATCGCACAAGCGCGCTATTACCGCAAGGCATTGGGCGGCGGTATGCGCCAGGCCGGTATTCTCGCCGCGGCCGGCTTATATGCATTACAACATCATGTCAATGATCTCGCAGACGATCACCGTAAGGCCCAAATTTTAGCTGAAACATTATCCGCGTTGCCGCCTTTTGAAATAGACGTCACGACGGTGCAAACCAATATCGTTATTTTTGATGTTGTGAATCCGGCTTTAGATGCGCAACGTGTAGTAGATCATCTCGGTTCGCAAGGTATTTTGGCGATTCCATTCGGGGAACGCAAAGTACGTTTTGTCACCCATCGCGATCTTACGTTTGAACAAATAGATGAAGCTGTTTCCATACTTCGTAAACAATACCAATAA
- a CDS encoding winged helix-turn-helix transcriptional regulator, with translation MAQSKALEFKQEEILLAEFAKALAHPARIAILKELARRSECICGDLVEVLPLAQSTVSQHLKELQKIGLIQGEIDGPKSCYCINKKNMDKYLSILNKFFNHIESCC, from the coding sequence ATGGCACAAAGCAAAGCCCTCGAATTTAAACAAGAAGAAATCTTATTGGCTGAATTTGCCAAAGCACTCGCTCATCCGGCACGGATTGCAATTCTCAAAGAACTGGCCCGGCGCAGCGAATGTATATGCGGAGATCTCGTTGAGGTGTTACCGCTCGCACAATCCACTGTTTCACAGCATTTAAAGGAATTACAAAAAATCGGCTTAATTCAAGGTGAAATTGACGGCCCGAAATCCTGTTACTGTATCAATAAGAAGAATATGGACAAGTATTTAAGCATTCTTAACAAATTTTTTAATCACATCGAATCGTGTTGTTAA
- a CDS encoding dephospho-CoA kinase — MSSPLIGLTGGIGCGKTEVARIFERLGAIVIDADRLGRHVVESDAAVRSEIRRAFGEAFFDFQGRLQRQLLGTFVFSNPERVKQLNAIVHPHLLQAMRARIDETQKNNPPMILVDAALIYEAEIADTFDKVIVVTADEKIRMTRIMARDQIQSEDAMLRIRAQMPIEEKERRADYVLTNNTSLVDLNRKVEALFDTLVNNNKR, encoded by the coding sequence ATGAGTTCACCCTTGATCGGTCTCACCGGAGGTATCGGATGCGGCAAAACGGAAGTAGCGCGTATTTTTGAACGGCTCGGTGCGATAGTGATTGATGCCGATCGGCTTGGCCGTCATGTCGTGGAGTCGGATGCGGCGGTTCGATCGGAAATACGACGCGCGTTTGGTGAAGCTTTTTTTGATTTTCAGGGCCGCTTGCAACGACAACTGTTGGGGACGTTTGTTTTTTCAAATCCCGAACGTGTCAAACAACTCAACGCCATCGTGCATCCGCATTTACTGCAAGCCATGCGTGCTCGGATTGATGAGACGCAAAAAAATAATCCGCCGATGATATTGGTAGATGCCGCATTGATTTATGAAGCCGAGATAGCCGATACCTTTGACAAGGTGATCGTCGTGACGGCGGATGAAAAAATACGCATGACACGGATAATGGCACGGGATCAGATTCAATCGGAAGACGCGATGTTGCGCATACGTGCACAAATGCCGATCGAAGAAAAAGAACGTCGCGCCGATTATGTGTTGACCAACAATACATCTTTGGTTGATCTTAATCGAAAAGTAGAAGCATTATTCGATACGTTGGTGAATAATAACAAGCGGTAA
- a CDS encoding transglycosylase domain-containing protein produces MNLEKWRRYKIHVTAFLLVFILTAVFGAPQLAHYMIRTKISETADRLAARTGYRVMIDSLDFPAASRLTVQSLVLIGDSSHASGYKELLRLERVTLDFYLWGFLTGNYIRALQMDSVHIVSTRSLDGQNNWLQFWQSWRGQNIPVDTNAKPQVNLIERWVTAYLDKKLPSIEIRHASWIHLEERTVWKKRKPVSEWGESLRLDEMHISLKESLFRDAEFDLTGTVYRGKQKNGVTISGTMDHQDHALYVKSFFDSDFRIPFLENWTDAVIALKGVEFKIHSIEGYGNQNTLKAKLDIQNLDIVSESLSDEKLKDINVGFDLHITADPDSIIIHPETRVYLNTIHAFFSGVAKPFRKFPVWDVTMRMPPTTMDDFLSSIPKPIIRRLDGMRVKGQFDYQTRFRLDLAQIDSIRFDPALHISSDFKVETYGDSIHVYALRDTFLYHFKTEMEKDSMIWVGPLNAYYMPYDSIPPLVMQAVIACEDNSFFKNDGFNVLQIERSMRDNIREKKFARGASTISMQLVKNIFLSREKTISRKFQEMMITWLMNHDLALDSLKKNKEKHKKRLMEIYLNIVEWGPDVHGIAHAAEFYFKKKPKELTVPEAAFLATILPNPKKYERYFESGKSKKKHQDFMNLIVRMLEDKKVIDSVAMQAAIPVTFTVRGSAQRWIKDYALHDSTDSDVEFSLPTIRE; encoded by the coding sequence ATGAATTTGGAAAAATGGCGCCGTTATAAAATACATGTAACGGCGTTTCTTTTAGTATTTATTCTCACCGCCGTGTTCGGAGCGCCCCAACTTGCGCATTATATGATCCGAACTAAAATATCCGAAACGGCGGATCGCCTTGCTGCACGCACGGGTTACCGTGTAATGATCGACAGCCTTGATTTTCCGGCCGCCTCTCGATTAACCGTGCAGTCGCTTGTACTGATCGGTGATTCATCGCATGCTTCCGGTTATAAAGAATTGCTGCGATTAGAGCGAGTGACATTGGATTTTTATCTTTGGGGATTTCTCACCGGTAATTATATCCGCGCGTTGCAGATGGACTCGGTTCATATTGTTTCTACACGCAGTTTGGACGGTCAGAATAATTGGCTGCAATTTTGGCAATCGTGGCGAGGTCAAAACATTCCGGTCGACACCAATGCCAAGCCGCAAGTGAATCTGATCGAACGCTGGGTGACGGCGTATCTGGACAAGAAATTACCGTCAATAGAAATCCGCCACGCATCATGGATTCATCTCGAAGAACGAACGGTGTGGAAGAAACGTAAACCGGTATCCGAATGGGGTGAAAGCCTGCGGCTGGATGAGATGCACATCAGCCTTAAAGAAAGCCTGTTTCGGGATGCTGAATTTGATCTGACCGGTACGGTATATCGCGGAAAACAAAAAAATGGTGTTACGATATCCGGCACCATGGATCACCAAGATCATGCGCTTTATGTCAAAAGTTTTTTTGATTCCGATTTCCGAATTCCTTTTTTGGAAAATTGGACCGATGCCGTGATTGCGCTCAAGGGCGTTGAATTTAAAATACACAGCATCGAAGGATACGGTAATCAGAATACGCTCAAAGCCAAACTGGATATTCAAAACCTCGATATTGTATCGGAATCGCTTTCAGATGAAAAACTAAAAGATATTAACGTCGGTTTTGATCTTCATATTACAGCGGACCCGGACAGTATCATTATTCACCCCGAAACACGGGTTTACCTCAATACGATTCATGCCTTTTTCTCCGGTGTAGCCAAACCATTTAGAAAATTTCCCGTGTGGGACGTCACGATGAGAATGCCGCCCACAACAATGGATGATTTTTTAAGTTCGATACCTAAGCCGATAATACGTCGCTTAGACGGAATGCGTGTAAAAGGTCAATTTGACTACCAAACACGGTTTCGACTTGATTTGGCGCAGATTGACAGCATCCGGTTTGATCCCGCATTGCATATCAGCAGCGATTTTAAAGTGGAAACGTACGGCGATTCCATTCATGTTTACGCATTGCGCGACACGTTTTTGTACCATTTTAAAACCGAGATGGAAAAGGACAGCATGATATGGGTTGGTCCGCTAAATGCATACTACATGCCGTACGACAGCATACCGCCGTTGGTTATGCAGGCTGTCATTGCGTGTGAAGATAATTCCTTTTTCAAAAATGACGGATTCAATGTGCTTCAGATCGAACGTTCTATGCGGGATAATATCCGTGAAAAAAAATTCGCACGCGGTGCCAGTACGATTTCGATGCAACTGGTTAAGAATATTTTTCTGAGCCGTGAAAAAACGATTAGCCGCAAATTCCAAGAAATGATGATAACCTGGCTGATGAATCACGACCTGGCGCTGGATTCGCTGAAAAAAAACAAAGAAAAACATAAAAAACGATTGATGGAGATATACCTCAATATCGTAGAGTGGGGGCCCGATGTGCACGGCATCGCGCACGCGGCGGAATTTTATTTTAAGAAAAAGCCGAAAGAATTGACGGTACCAGAGGCCGCGTTTTTGGCTACGATATTGCCTAATCCCAAAAAGTATGAACGCTATTTCGAATCCGGCAAATCCAAAAAGAAGCACCAGGATTTTATGAACCTGATCGTGCGTATGCTGGAAGATAAAAAAGTAATAGATTCAGTGGCTATGCAGGCGGCCATTCCGGTTACATTTACGGTGCGCGGTTCGGCACAACGATGGATTAAAGACTATGCCCTGCATGATTCGACGGACAGCGATGTGGAATTTTCATTGCCAACGATCAGAGAATAA
- a CDS encoding NupC/NupG family nucleoside CNT transporter, producing MERFTGLLGVAAIIGIAFLVSNNKKRVNWRLVGMGFLIQIVFGILVIKGHALGFPFNLVAVGFEKIGAGIVAILGYTTKGAQFVFGNLALSPGTEGSMGFFFVFQVLPTIIFFSSLMSVLYYLGIMQKVVQGMAWVMAKLMGTSGAESLSNTANIFVGQTEAPLMIRPFIKTMTNSELYTIMVGGMATIAGGVMAAYIQMLGKSYAEVHGVGVEQGQILFATQLLGASIMAAPAGLLISKIIFPEVEEPVTKGSVKMDVEKNASNVIEAAAGGAADGLQLALNVAGMLLAFIALIALINGLAGWIGGLIAVPDLSLQMIFGYVLAPIAFISGVPWSEAMQVGSLLGTKIALNEFVAYSDMAGMIKSGLLTSDKSIMIATFALCGFANFSSIAIQIGGISPLAPERRKDIAALGLRAVLGGALATLLTGTIGGILL from the coding sequence ATGGAGCGATTTACGGGACTTCTCGGTGTAGCAGCGATCATCGGTATTGCTTTTTTGGTCAGTAATAACAAAAAGCGGGTAAACTGGCGATTGGTTGGCATGGGTTTTTTAATCCAGATCGTCTTTGGCATACTTGTGATCAAAGGCCATGCTTTAGGATTTCCATTTAATCTCGTAGCCGTAGGATTTGAAAAAATAGGCGCCGGCATTGTTGCGATCTTAGGTTATACGACTAAAGGTGCACAATTTGTTTTTGGAAATCTCGCATTGAGCCCGGGAACGGAAGGCAGCATGGGTTTCTTTTTTGTGTTTCAAGTTTTACCTACGATCATTTTCTTTTCTTCGCTAATGTCGGTTCTTTATTATCTCGGTATCATGCAAAAAGTAGTGCAAGGTATGGCTTGGGTAATGGCCAAACTGATGGGCACGAGCGGAGCGGAATCGCTTTCCAATACAGCGAATATTTTTGTCGGTCAAACCGAAGCGCCGCTTATGATTCGACCATTTATCAAGACCATGACCAATTCAGAACTGTACACCATCATGGTCGGGGGTATGGCAACGATTGCCGGTGGTGTGATGGCCGCCTATATCCAGATGCTGGGTAAATCGTATGCCGAAGTGCATGGCGTAGGTGTCGAACAAGGTCAGATATTATTTGCGACACAGCTCCTCGGCGCAAGTATTATGGCAGCCCCGGCCGGGTTATTGATTTCTAAAATTATTTTTCCGGAAGTGGAGGAACCTGTGACGAAAGGTTCCGTCAAAATGGATGTTGAAAAAAATGCATCCAATGTGATCGAAGCTGCGGCCGGCGGAGCGGCCGATGGCTTGCAACTGGCGCTCAATGTCGCCGGCATGCTTTTAGCTTTTATCGCGTTGATCGCTTTGATTAATGGTTTAGCCGGATGGATCGGCGGGCTTATTGCGGTTCCGGATCTATCCCTACAAATGATTTTTGGTTATGTTCTTGCGCCGATCGCGTTTATTTCCGGTGTGCCGTGGAGTGAAGCCATGCAGGTCGGCAGTTTACTTGGAACGAAAATCGCATTAAACGAATTTGTCGCGTACTCCGATATGGCCGGCATGATCAAAAGCGGGCTGCTTACTTCGGATAAATCCATCATGATTGCTACGTTTGCGTTATGCGGCTTTGCCAATTTTTCTTCGATAGCTATTCAGATCGGCGGTATATCACCATTGGCGCCGGAGCGTCGAAAAGATATTGCGGCCCTTGGATTGCGGGCTGTGCTCGGCGGTGCATTAGCGACATTATTAACCGGAACGATCGGCGGAATTTTGCTCTGA
- the deoC gene encoding deoxyribose-phosphate aldolase — MSTEKIIADQIDRILADIKGVAAVSEPACDCRINKPATPSEACACNTATEAEIYNNFVECGACRISAALGIDAEKERVGRMIDHTLLKPEATAKEIDQLCEEAAKYCFASVCINPSWVKRAAQKLARSGVKVCTVVGFPLGATSTQAKALETEIAVSHGAQEVDMVINVGWLKSGEYELVKKDITAVVRHAGRQVPVKVILETCLLTNEEKIKACVLSKEAGAAYVKTSTGFNKGGATAADIALMRHVVGQDMGVKASGGVRTYEDALQMVQSGASRIGASASVKIVTGKSGEAAGY, encoded by the coding sequence ATGAGCACAGAAAAAATCATCGCTGACCAAATTGATCGCATTCTTGCGGATATCAAAGGAGTTGCCGCCGTATCCGAACCTGCATGCGATTGCCGCATCAATAAGCCCGCGACCCCAAGCGAAGCCTGCGCATGCAATACAGCAACGGAAGCCGAGATCTATAACAATTTCGTCGAATGCGGTGCGTGCCGCATTTCCGCTGCGCTCGGCATCGATGCCGAAAAAGAACGTGTCGGGCGAATGATTGATCATACGTTGCTCAAGCCCGAAGCCACGGCGAAAGAAATCGACCAACTCTGTGAAGAAGCGGCCAAATACTGTTTTGCATCCGTATGCATCAATCCAAGCTGGGTCAAACGCGCTGCACAAAAACTGGCGCGCAGCGGCGTCAAAGTGTGCACCGTCGTAGGTTTCCCCTTAGGCGCTACGAGCACACAAGCCAAAGCTTTAGAAACTGAAATCGCCGTATCGCACGGTGCTCAAGAAGTGGATATGGTGATCAATGTCGGTTGGCTCAAATCCGGTGAATACGAATTGGTCAAAAAAGATATCACCGCTGTGGTGCGTCATGCCGGTCGCCAAGTGCCCGTCAAAGTGATTTTAGAAACATGCCTTCTTACCAATGAAGAAAAAATAAAAGCCTGCGTACTTTCCAAAGAAGCCGGCGCCGCTTACGTTAAAACTTCGACCGGTTTCAACAAAGGAGGCGCTACCGCGGCCGACATTGCACTGATGCGGCATGTCGTCGGACAAGACATGGGCGTCAAAGCCTCCGGCGGCGTTCGTACGTATGAAGATGCACTGCAAATGGTTCAATCGGGCGCATCGCGTATCGGCGCAAGCGCCAGCGTAAAAATCGTTACCGGCAAATCCGGCGAAGCGGCCGGTTATTGA
- a CDS encoding deoxyhypusine synthase family protein codes for MKPHSSISQFMDHHYRHFNSASMMDASKAYIKHLENGGHMFVTLAGAMSTAELGLSLAEMIRQDKVHAITCTGANLEEDVFNLVAHDHYVRVPHYRDLTPQDEQKLLDRHLNRVTDTCIPEGEAMRRIESAVLEEWVKADKAGERFFPHEFMYKILLSGKLEKYYQIDPKDSWMMAAAKKNLPMFVPGWEDATLGNMYAGHVISGDVKNVHTVRTGIEYMMRLADWYTERSKEHSVGFFQIGGGIAGDFPICVVPMLHQDLQRTNVPLWGYFCQISDSTTSYGSYSGAVPNEKITWGKLGIDTPKFIVESDATIVAPLMFAYILGW; via the coding sequence ATGAAACCACACAGCTCGATTAGTCAATTTATGGATCATCATTACCGCCATTTTAATTCGGCGTCTATGATGGATGCTTCCAAAGCGTATATCAAACATCTCGAAAACGGCGGACATATGTTTGTTACGTTAGCTGGGGCCATGAGTACGGCAGAACTCGGACTATCCTTGGCGGAGATGATCAGGCAGGACAAAGTCCATGCGATCACATGCACGGGTGCCAATTTGGAAGAAGATGTTTTTAATCTTGTTGCCCATGATCACTATGTTCGTGTGCCGCACTATCGTGATTTGACACCGCAAGACGAACAAAAATTACTTGATCGTCATTTGAATCGCGTCACGGACACCTGCATTCCTGAAGGTGAAGCCATGCGGCGGATCGAGTCGGCTGTATTGGAAGAATGGGTGAAAGCCGATAAAGCCGGTGAACGTTTTTTCCCTCACGAATTTATGTATAAAATTCTCCTCAGTGGAAAATTAGAAAAATATTATCAGATTGATCCCAAAGATAGCTGGATGATGGCCGCGGCTAAGAAAAATCTGCCGATGTTCGTTCCCGGTTGGGAAGATGCTACATTGGGTAATATGTATGCGGGACACGTCATCAGCGGCGACGTAAAAAATGTTCATACCGTCCGCACGGGGATCGAATATATGATGCGACTGGCTGATTGGTACACCGAACGTTCCAAAGAACATTCTGTCGGTTTCTTTCAAATCGGCGGCGGCATTGCCGGCGATTTTCCGATCTGCGTTGTTCCCATGCTGCATCAGGACCTGCAACGTACTAATGTGCCCCTGTGGGGATATTTCTGTCAGATCAGCGATTCGACGACGAGTTACGGTTCATACTCCGGCGCTGTGCCCAACGAAAAAATCACATGGGGCAAACTTGGTATAGACACACCTAAATTTATCGTCGAATCCGATGCGACGATTGTGGCGCCGCTGATGTTTGCGTATATTTTAGGATGGTGA
- the fumC gene encoding class II fumarate hydratase, protein MSFRIETDSMGEVQVPSDRYYGAQTARSLSNFKIGGDRFPREMIRALGILKKSAAMANQELGALTKDKAELIIKACEEVIAGKLDDHFPLVVWQTGSGTQTNMNANEVISNRAIEISGGTMGSKKPIHPNDDVNKAQSSNDTFPTAMHIASAERIVHHLIPKVKLLRTTLQQKSDAFKDVIKIGRTHLMDAVPLTLGQEFSGYVQQLDNNVKRLEHVLDGLYELALGGTAVGTGLNTHPKFAETGAKHIAQITGLPFRSAPNKFEALAAHDAIVFASGATKTLAASLMKIANDVRWLASGPRCGIGEISIPDNEPGSSIMPGKVNPTQCEAMTMVCAQVMGNDAAINVAGASGNFELNVYKPVLIFNLLNSIRLLGDACDSFNEHCAVGIEPNTNVIKKHLDNSLMLVTALNPHIGYDNAAKVAKKAFHDNITLKEAAIQLGLLTSEKFDEVVRPEKMINPS, encoded by the coding sequence ATGAGTTTTCGAATTGAAACCGACAGCATGGGTGAAGTACAAGTCCCGTCGGATCGTTATTATGGCGCTCAAACGGCGCGCTCACTTTCCAATTTTAAAATAGGCGGCGATCGCTTTCCGCGTGAAATGATACGTGCACTCGGCATTTTGAAAAAATCTGCCGCGATGGCCAATCAGGAATTGGGGGCGTTGACCAAAGATAAAGCCGAATTGATTATCAAAGCCTGTGAAGAAGTGATTGCCGGAAAGTTGGATGATCATTTTCCTTTGGTTGTATGGCAGACGGGAAGCGGCACACAAACCAATATGAATGCAAATGAGGTGATTTCCAATCGCGCTATTGAAATTTCCGGCGGCACGATGGGCAGTAAAAAACCCATTCATCCTAATGATGATGTAAATAAAGCCCAGTCGTCCAATGATACATTTCCGACGGCCATGCATATCGCCTCCGCAGAACGCATCGTGCATCACTTGATTCCCAAAGTAAAATTGCTTCGCACGACACTCCAACAAAAGTCGGATGCGTTTAAAGATGTGATCAAAATCGGACGCACCCACCTCATGGATGCTGTTCCGTTGACCCTGGGGCAGGAGTTTTCCGGTTATGTCCAACAACTGGATAACAATGTCAAACGACTTGAGCATGTACTCGACGGATTATACGAACTGGCTTTGGGTGGTACGGCGGTCGGAACAGGGCTTAATACGCATCCTAAGTTTGCCGAAACCGGTGCAAAACATATCGCACAAATTACGGGCCTGCCGTTTCGCAGTGCGCCGAATAAGTTTGAAGCATTAGCGGCGCATGATGCGATCGTGTTTGCGAGCGGCGCAACTAAAACATTGGCGGCATCGCTGATGAAAATAGCCAATGACGTACGGTGGCTGGCTTCCGGCCCGCGCTGTGGGATCGGTGAAATATCTATACCGGATAATGAACCAGGAAGTTCCATCATGCCCGGTAAAGTCAATCCCACGCAGTGCGAAGCTATGACCATGGTGTGTGCACAAGTGATGGGTAATGATGCCGCGATCAATGTTGCCGGCGCTTCAGGTAATTTTGAACTAAACGTATATAAACCGGTACTGATTTTTAATCTTCTGAATTCAATTCGTTTACTTGGTGACGCCTGCGATTCGTTTAATGAACATTGTGCAGTCGGTATTGAACCCAACACCAATGTGATCAAAAAACATCTGGATAACTCCCTCATGTTAGTTACCGCTTTAAATCCGCATATCGGTTATGATAATGCGGCCAAAGTCGCTAAGAAGGCGTTTCATGATAATATCACCCTCAAAGAAGCGGCAATTCAATTGGGTTTGTTAACGTCTGAAAAATTTGATGAAGTTGTTCGTCCCGAAAAAATGATTAACCCATCCTAA
- a CDS encoding Hpt domain-containing protein, with protein sequence MIEQLLNVGKRGKGALFKELLNLFQKNAPPSIAKIKLFLEQHDGLSLSHEAHSLKGSSANLGAKHLAEICQTIEVLGKENRLQEASEKISELDRVYLESLEELKKLIPV encoded by the coding sequence ATGATCGAACAATTGCTGAATGTCGGCAAACGCGGGAAGGGTGCGCTTTTCAAAGAATTATTAAATTTGTTTCAAAAAAATGCGCCGCCCAGTATTGCTAAAATTAAATTATTTCTGGAACAGCATGACGGATTGAGTTTAAGTCATGAAGCACACAGCCTCAAAGGTTCCAGCGCTAATTTAGGCGCAAAACATCTTGCAGAAATTTGTCAAACCATAGAAGTTTTAGGTAAAGAGAATCGTTTGCAAGAAGCCTCTGAAAAAATTTCAGAATTAGACAGGGTTTATCTTGAATCGTTGGAAGAGTTGAAAAAATTAATTCCGGTTTAG
- the arsM gene encoding arsenite methyltransferase, translating to MVNDEKLKEVVREKYGQIALTTLNDNAGSCCGVGGCGTIDYNIMNEDYSQLDGYNPDADLGLGCGIPTEFAQIRAGQTVVDLGSGAGNDAFVARKLVGPSGFVIGVDMTPAMIDRARQNNEKLGYKNVEFRLGEIENMPVASNSVDVVVSNCVLNLVPNKLNAFAEVHRIMKPGARFSISDIVLDGKLPANIAKAAEMYAGCVSGAIQKHEYIDIVRKLGFTDIQLVKDREINLPDDILAPYLNKEEIAEFRKSGARVVSITVVAQKSTQVQTGCCSDGNVAKSKAGGCGCN from the coding sequence ATGGTAAATGATGAAAAACTAAAAGAAGTCGTTCGTGAAAAATACGGTCAGATTGCGCTGACCACATTGAACGACAATGCCGGTTCATGCTGCGGCGTCGGTGGCTGTGGCACTATCGATTACAATATCATGAATGAAGATTATTCACAGCTTGATGGTTACAATCCCGATGCCGATCTCGGTTTGGGGTGCGGTATCCCGACAGAATTTGCACAAATCCGTGCGGGCCAGACCGTCGTGGATCTGGGCTCCGGTGCAGGTAACGATGCTTTTGTTGCCCGTAAATTGGTTGGACCGTCCGGCTTTGTTATCGGCGTGGATATGACGCCTGCTATGATTGATCGTGCGCGTCAGAATAATGAAAAACTGGGTTATAAGAATGTCGAATTTCGCCTGGGTGAAATAGAAAATATGCCTGTGGCTTCAAACAGCGTGGATGTCGTCGTGAGTAACTGTGTACTCAATCTTGTACCGAATAAACTCAATGCCTTTGCGGAAGTACATCGTATTATGAAACCCGGCGCACGTTTCTCTATTTCGGATATCGTATTGGACGGCAAACTTCCGGCCAATATCGCTAAAGCGGCCGAAATGTATGCCGGTTGCGTTTCCGGTGCGATTCAGAAACACGAATATATTGATATCGTCCGTAAACTCGGTTTCACGGATATTCAGTTAGTCAAGGATCGAGAAATAAACTTGCCGGATGATATTTTGGCTCCGTATCTGAATAAAGAAGAAATTGCTGAATTTCGTAAATCCGGTGCGCGCGTCGTAAGCATCACGGTAGTAGCACAAAAAAGTACTCAAGTGCAAACCGGTTGTTGCTCGGATGGCAATGTAGCCAAATCCAAAGCCGGCGGTTGCGGCTGTAATTAG